From the genome of Hydrogenovibrio kuenenii DSM 12350:
TACTGAACTATTAAAACAACTCAAACAAACCATCGCAAGCTAACGATCCCAGCCTGGCAGATTTTAAGGGTTGATCATATAGTTTTGAGGCAAACACCTAAGCTTAACGTGAACGGCGTTTTGGCGACTTGGGCGTTCTGGAATTTGTTTTTTTAGACGATGGTTTGGATTGACCAGGCTTACCAGATGAATTAACTCTTCCAGAGGAATTAGACTTTCCTCGGTGATTTTTAGAAGCATTCGGTTTACGGGGATCAGAACGACCGGTTTTTTTACCATTCTTAGCAGGCGTTGAAGGTGCGTGTGACGTTGAAGCAGACTTATTTCGCCCTGTCTTTTTTGTAGCATTCGGCTTAACTGCCTGTGCCGTTTTACTTGAACCTGCTACCGCAAGATTGAGTTCAGCCATTTCTTTGTCTGTCAGGTTTCGCCATTGGCCAACTTTTAAGTTCCCCAATGACACATTCATAATGCGGTTGCGAATCAGCCGTGTCACGCGATAACCCAAATATTCACACATGCGGCGTATCTGTCGATTCAACCCTTGAGTCAATATAATTTTAAAGACAAAACGGCTTTCAATACTCACCTGACAAGGTTTTGTAACAGTATTCAAGATTGGGATGCCTGACGACATTTTTTCAACAAACTGCGCGTTCAACGGCTTATCAACAGTGACGATATACTCCTTATCATGTGCATTTTCAGCACGCAGAATCTTATTCACAATATCGCCGTCACTGGTCAAAAAAATCAAGCCTTCTGAAGGCTTGTCCAAACGCCCTATAGGAAAAACCCGTTTTGGATGGTTCACCGCCGCGACAATATTGCCTTCAACCGTGTCCAAAGTCGTACAGGTAATTCCTACAGGTTTGTGATAAGCAATATAAATACGATCCGATTTATCTTCTGCACTGGTACGGATCCGCTTACCATTCACCGTCACCACATCGCCAGGCATTACTTTCTCGCCTACGGAAGCCGTTTTACCGTTCAAAGCAACACAATGCTCAGCCACCAAACGATCCGCTTCTCGACGAGAGCAATAACCGGAATCACTGATAAATTTATTTAGGCGAATGCCTTGGGTGTCATTCATAACAAATCTTTATAAAAAATAAGACAGAGTTTATTGAGCGAACAGTTTAACAAAAGACGTTCTGAGCAATCATAAAAGTGACTAAAAATAAGATGTATTGCTCATGAGAGTCAAGAGCCAAGCCACTCCCTACAAAGGAGAACACTTTTTACGGTTCCTATAAACAACTCGGTTTGCCACATTTCTTTACACGAATAATGACTGTGAATTGTCTTTGCCCCAATTGATATTTATCTCATTATAAAAAAATAAGCTCCCATCATAACCCAGACAGACTAGCAAACAGCTACATCTAATAGTAAGATTATTGAATAAGAGTGAATATATTCACCTCAAAAAAAACTATAGGAAATACACTCAGCTTAGAAGAAGTTCTTCATGCTTTTGGTTCATGGATTTTTGAACCGTTTTTTTGACAGAGGATGTAAACATTGCTACCTAAGATCATGCGTTCGCGCCTTGCGAACAAAATCTATATGCCTATTTTGTTGACGATTTTTATCGGTCTTCTGGTGGTTATCATCAACTCGTTTTACAGCCTTTCCAATATTACTGACCTCAAATATCAAGAAATCCGTAAAACCTATCAAAACTATCTTAAAAGAGCTTATGAGAGCAAAGCTTCTGTTGCCTTAACCAATGCTATCACCTTGTCACAAAACCCTATCATCATCAACGCCCTGAAGACTGGTCAACGTGATGGTGCACTGCAGCTCCTTCGAAACATTTCGAACAATATGGGCGACTACTCCTCATTTAAGAATGTCAGGATTCATATTCATACGGCGGATTTAAAAAGCTTCATTCGCAGCTGGCGACCTAAAGATTATGGCGATGACCTCAGTGGTTTCAGAGACTCTCTCGTCTATGAGAAACAAAACCAAAAACCTTTTGTTGTTAGCGAAATCGGACGCGCAGGCCTTTTATTACGTGGAATTGCTCCAATTATAGATCACGGTAAATACTTAGGTTCTATTGAAGTTGCAACAGGGTATGAAGATATCGGCCACCTTCTCCAACAAGACTATGGTCTGGATTTTATCGTGTTAGCAGCCCCGTCTCGCAGCAAAAGTTTTCAACGTTTTCACCACTCAAAAGCGATTGGCGACCGTTATTTGGCAATGGATGAAGCATTAGTAGAGCCTGAATTACTTAAGGCTCTAAAAGGATTTCAATCCATTGATATCCGTAAAACAGGCATGATGATAAGAAACAACCTGTTTATGACGTCTATCCCTATTAAAAATCTCGACAACGATGTCGCTGGTTGTCTCATGGTTGCAGACAAAATGTCTCATATCAGCGCTATCGTTAATCAAACACGCCGTTCAATGATTTTTCAGATTGGTTTCATTGCATTTATCGATCTGCTCATACTGTTATCTTTAACATGGATGATTAAACGTAATGTCTTAACACCTGTGATGAACCTGTCCCAAGATGTTCGTAATTTTTCAAGGAATATTGGTAAAAAGCTACCTTCAACGACATCAAATGACAGCTTATTATTGCGCCGCGATGAACTAGGAGGAATTGCTCGCGCCTTTAACAAATCTGCCAAACACATTTCCTTTTTATTCGAAAAAGTTGAAGAATCACAAAAAGTACAAGAAGAATATCTCAAAGCTGTTTATGCGGGCAGCATTGTCTCCAAGGCTGACCGTAAGGGCAATATCACTTTTGTTAACGACGAACTCTGTAAAGTTACAGGATACCAACCAGAAGAACTACTTGGACAACCCCACAGCATTTTAAAGCACTCTTCCACACCAACAGAAACGTTTTCTGAACTCTGGCGAACCATTACCAAAGGTCATATTTGGCATGGTTTACTCATAAACCAGAAAAAAGATGGCGGGGTATTTTATGCCAATACCACAATTGTCCCCATCTTGACGAGTGAAAGTACTATCAGCGAATACATTGCACTTAGGAATGATGTCACAGAACTAATCAACAGCCAGCGGCAACTACGTGAGTCCTTATTTAAAGACGCCTTAACTGGGTTAGATAACCGCTTTAAACTGCTTGAAGATATCAAAGAAAGTGATCCGCATTATATGGCTATTTTTGATATCCGTGCTTTCAAAGAGCTCAACGATTTTTATGGTTATGAAATTGGCGACAAGGTGTTGGTTTATATTGCGCACTATCTTCTCAATAACATCAAAGATAGCTTATGTAATGTATACAGACTTCAAGGCGACGAATTTGCTTTGGTCGGCACTGGAAAAAACGCTTATAGTTTTGAACAATTTATCGAACGCATTCAGGCTATGCTCTATAGCGTCACCAATCAAGTCATGCTGATTGATGATTACAGAATCACATTAGACTTAACCATTGGTATCACCCAAAAACATAATGACCTACTCTTTGAAGCTGATTTAGCACATAAAATTGCCAAAAAGCGTAATAAAGCCCAAGTGATTTATGACGAAGATTACAAACAAGAGCAAGTGCAACAAAACAATATCGAGTGGGTTAAAAAGCTAAAATCCGCCATTCACGACCACCGAATAAAGGCGCTTTACCAACCCATTATCAACAATCATAATCAAAAGATAGAAAAGCATGAAGCACTGATACGTTTAGAAGCTTCTAGCGGCGAATTAATCAGCCCATTCTACTTTCTCAATATTGCTAAAAGAGCTCGCCTATACCCAGCACTGACACATATCATGATCCAAAAGGTCTTTGATACATTACATCAGTATGCCGGTGAATTCAGCATCAACCTCAGCATGGAAGATATTAACACGCCAGAAATTCATGACTTTTTGATTGAAACTCTTAAAAACAATCCAAAACTTGGTGAACGCCTGGTATTGGAAATTGTTGAATCAGAAAGTATCGAAAGCTTTGATATAGTCGAAACCTTTATCAGTAATATGCGTACTTATGGTTGTAAAGTTGCGGTTGACGATTTTGGAACAGGTTACTCCAACTTTGAATTTTTACTAAACCTACACCCTGATTACATCAAAATCGATGGCAGCTTAATTAAAAACTTACCACAAGACCATAAAGCTTATGCGTTAGTAGAAAGTATCGTTATCTTTGCTCAGAAAAACGATATCAAAACCATTGCGGAGTTTGTGCACTCCGAAGAGGTTTATCAAACCGTCAAAGAATTGGGAATAGATTATTCTCAAGGATTCCTTCTAGGGCAGCCGGAAGTAGAGCCAAAACAAAGTCTATAAAAATTTGAACAGTAAGTGGCGCGCCCAAGAAGATTCGAACTCCCGGCCTTTCCCTCCGGAGGGGAACGCTCTATCCAGCTGAGCTATGGGCGCGTGTTTTGATAAATGAGTGGTTTCAGGTTGGCTATTATAAAAGATTTTCTAAAACCATGCGGTCAAATCCGCGTGGTGTAAAAGTGAATGAAGCTAGCGCCCCAACACTTGCACGCGGAAGGTTTTCCCTTTGAGTTTACCAACAGTTAATTGCTGAATGGCTTGCTTAAGACAACCTCGCTCGACCGCCACAAAAGAGCGGATATCCGTAACTTTAATTTTGCCTATTTGAGAGGCTTCAAGCACTTGATTTGCTGTGAGTGCACCAACGATATCGCCTGGACGTAGCTTTTGTTTTTTACCACCATCAATCTGTAAGGTTCTCATTTTGGCTTGAATGGCAGGTTGTCTTAAGAGCTTGGCATCGGGTAGCGGTTCGCCTTGAACCCCTTGCTCTGTCCAACCCAAAGATTCTGCCAACAACGCGAGCTTATAACGATCTTTTTCACTAAAGAAACTACAAGCCACTCCCTTACTGCCTGCACGTCCTGTGCGTCCAACGCGATGCAGATGAATTTCTGGATCATGTGCTAGATGGTAATTCACCACTGCGTCCAGTGCATCGATATCCAAACCTCTAGCAGCGACATCGGTAGCAACGAGGATGGAAATGCTTTTATTAGCAAATTGAATTAAGGTTTGATCGCGTTCTTTCTGATCTAAATCACCATGTAAAGCCTGAGCACTGAATCCAAAATCAACCAGCGCATTCGCCACTTGCTGAGTTTCGGCCTTGGTATTACAAAACACCACACTGG
Proteins encoded in this window:
- the rluF gene encoding 23S rRNA pseudouridine(2604) synthase RluF, with translation MNDTQGIRLNKFISDSGYCSRREADRLVAEHCVALNGKTASVGEKVMPGDVVTVNGKRIRTSAEDKSDRIYIAYHKPVGITCTTLDTVEGNIVAAVNHPKRVFPIGRLDKPSEGLIFLTSDGDIVNKILRAENAHDKEYIVTVDKPLNAQFVEKMSSGIPILNTVTKPCQVSIESRFVFKIILTQGLNRQIRRMCEYLGYRVTRLIRNRIMNVSLGNLKVGQWRNLTDKEMAELNLAVAGSSKTAQAVKPNATKKTGRNKSASTSHAPSTPAKNGKKTGRSDPRKPNASKNHRGKSNSSGRVNSSGKPGQSKPSSKKTNSRTPKSPKRRSR
- a CDS encoding EAL domain-containing protein, translating into MLPKIMRSRLANKIYMPILLTIFIGLLVVIINSFYSLSNITDLKYQEIRKTYQNYLKRAYESKASVALTNAITLSQNPIIINALKTGQRDGALQLLRNISNNMGDYSSFKNVRIHIHTADLKSFIRSWRPKDYGDDLSGFRDSLVYEKQNQKPFVVSEIGRAGLLLRGIAPIIDHGKYLGSIEVATGYEDIGHLLQQDYGLDFIVLAAPSRSKSFQRFHHSKAIGDRYLAMDEALVEPELLKALKGFQSIDIRKTGMMIRNNLFMTSIPIKNLDNDVAGCLMVADKMSHISAIVNQTRRSMIFQIGFIAFIDLLILLSLTWMIKRNVLTPVMNLSQDVRNFSRNIGKKLPSTTSNDSLLLRRDELGGIARAFNKSAKHISFLFEKVEESQKVQEEYLKAVYAGSIVSKADRKGNITFVNDELCKVTGYQPEELLGQPHSILKHSSTPTETFSELWRTITKGHIWHGLLINQKKDGGVFYANTTIVPILTSESTISEYIALRNDVTELINSQRQLRESLFKDALTGLDNRFKLLEDIKESDPHYMAIFDIRAFKELNDFYGYEIGDKVLVYIAHYLLNNIKDSLCNVYRLQGDEFALVGTGKNAYSFEQFIERIQAMLYSVTNQVMLIDDYRITLDLTIGITQKHNDLLFEADLAHKIAKKRNKAQVIYDEDYKQEQVQQNNIEWVKKLKSAIHDHRIKALYQPIINNHNQKIEKHEALIRLEASSGELISPFYFLNIAKRARLYPALTHIMIQKVFDTLHQYAGEFSINLSMEDINTPEIHDFLIETLKNNPKLGERLVLEIVESESIESFDIVETFISNMRTYGCKVAVDDFGTGYSNFEFLLNLHPDYIKIDGSLIKNLPQDHKAYALVESIVIFAQKNDIKTIAEFVHSEEVYQTVKELGIDYSQGFLLGQPEVEPKQSL